The following are encoded together in the Streptomyces rapamycinicus NRRL 5491 genome:
- a CDS encoding lytic polysaccharide monooxygenase auxiliary activity family 9 protein, whose product MLFAVVVGALTWSAPAQAHGSVVGPASRAYHCWERWGNDHMNPAMQTEDPMCWQAFQANPDTMWNWMSALRDGLGGQFQSQTPNGTLCSNNLSRNASLNKPGQWKTTTVGNNFSVHVHDQASHGADYFTAYVSKQGFDPKTQTLGWGNLDFITQTGRFGPAADYTFNVSTSGYTGHHILFVIWQASHLDQAYMWCSDVNFG is encoded by the coding sequence ATGCTGTTCGCCGTGGTTGTCGGCGCACTGACCTGGTCGGCCCCCGCCCAGGCTCACGGCTCCGTCGTCGGCCCCGCGTCCCGCGCGTACCACTGCTGGGAAAGGTGGGGTAACGACCACATGAACCCGGCCATGCAGACCGAAGACCCCATGTGTTGGCAGGCCTTCCAGGCCAACCCCGACACCATGTGGAACTGGATGAGCGCGCTCCGCGACGGCCTCGGTGGCCAGTTCCAGTCGCAGACCCCCAACGGGACGCTCTGCAGCAACAACCTCTCGAGGAACGCCAGTCTGAACAAGCCCGGGCAGTGGAAGACGACCACCGTCGGCAACAACTTCTCGGTCCACGTGCACGACCAGGCGTCCCACGGTGCCGACTACTTCACGGCCTACGTGAGCAAGCAGGGCTTCGACCCCAAGACCCAGACCCTGGGCTGGGGCAACCTCGACTTCATCACGCAGACCGGCCGCTTCGGCCCGGCGGCGGACTACACGTTCAACGTCAGCACCTCCGGCTACACCGGACACCACATCCTGTTCGTGATCTGGCAGGCCTCGCACCTCGACCAGGCCTACATGTGGTGCAGCGACGTGAACTTCGGCTGA